One window of Salegentibacter sp. Hel_I_6 genomic DNA carries:
- a CDS encoding AAA family ATPase, with the protein MDRKLDFLTKDLIDQAVTKINNNGIPSKRNGTGYAVKIEKKLYPYKLIVTEAAKLAEVELTSDDFNSNANNRLGFEKLSGYKIVDIGEMISFKNLENIVEIINKELGEFCSKFQYTRKKLLNKKSATNRDKLFIVSDKDRNRDWVINPGGGTEVQYHLFLRNGNLSYGIGFNTQYVPFANDKSTVDYIQPYVHSFLQQPMLLKKLKEEGFDFVIGNLEQLENLEHDNYVLIGKQFSIKQDQDFYKLPKIQFEEMIGELQGVLFKTYVDVMKQKKKFEKKSILKTMEDSRIDNYLRVLEYKKQIILQGPPGTGKTYTAKKMAEKLTGIRELKISESFIKENFEAGQKIENASGKKDFYTITEISDKGISMRSDNSRPWTATYDRVISKYEDFLNGKKPSNKNGADPYEIAIAQYLFSNVDTNEKGDYELIQFHPSYTYEDFVRGIEATSNGEKIEYKTRNKKIAKLSLKASENLENSQKSEEELNEKILLEERFESFIEMIYDKIDEEGKFPLTPSVSITGVEEDAFRYKGENSWNSNGNKMHFSDIKKAYLDNNTTRQEIKKNKTLSGLANWHASYYVRVLNAFQQFIEDGEGDIEVKPEEKNENLKKYVLIIDEINRANLPSVLGELIYALEYRGEIVNSMYEVNGKSQLVIPENLYIIGTMNTADRSVGHIDYAIRRRFSFVEILADSTIIQNQNAKKLFDEVSNLFITEKDGELTNSRYLASDFNYRDIQVGHSYFLVDPSKAEGEQLEELRLKLNYEIKPILKEYVNDGILLKDAEATIEKLSV; encoded by the coding sequence ATGGATCGTAAACTTGATTTCCTAACAAAAGATTTAATAGATCAAGCAGTAACTAAAATTAATAATAATGGAATTCCTTCGAAGAGAAATGGAACCGGCTATGCAGTCAAAATTGAAAAGAAACTTTATCCATATAAACTAATTGTAACTGAGGCTGCAAAGCTGGCTGAAGTTGAATTAACATCGGATGATTTCAATAGTAATGCAAATAATAGACTTGGCTTTGAGAAACTTTCGGGTTATAAAATTGTTGATATAGGAGAGATGATTTCGTTTAAAAATCTTGAGAATATTGTTGAGATTATTAATAAAGAACTTGGAGAATTTTGCTCGAAATTTCAATATACGAGAAAGAAACTATTAAATAAGAAAAGTGCTACGAATAGGGATAAACTTTTTATTGTATCAGACAAGGATAGAAATAGGGATTGGGTAATTAACCCTGGAGGAGGTACGGAGGTGCAATACCATCTCTTTTTAAGAAATGGGAATTTGAGTTATGGTATTGGATTCAATACCCAATACGTTCCATTTGCAAATGATAAAAGTACTGTAGATTATATTCAGCCATATGTTCATAGTTTTTTGCAACAACCAATGTTATTGAAAAAATTAAAAGAAGAAGGATTCGATTTTGTAATCGGAAATTTAGAACAATTAGAAAACCTAGAACACGATAATTATGTCCTTATAGGTAAACAATTCTCTATAAAACAAGACCAAGACTTTTATAAACTTCCAAAAATCCAATTTGAAGAAATGATTGGGGAACTACAAGGTGTACTTTTTAAGACCTATGTAGATGTAATGAAGCAAAAGAAAAAATTTGAAAAAAAATCAATTTTAAAAACGATGGAAGATTCACGTATTGATAATTATCTGAGAGTTTTAGAGTACAAAAAACAAATTATACTTCAAGGCCCTCCAGGAACCGGTAAGACCTACACAGCTAAGAAAATGGCAGAGAAACTTACAGGAATCCGTGAATTGAAAATTTCAGAATCATTTATAAAGGAAAATTTTGAGGCTGGTCAGAAAATTGAAAATGCTAGTGGAAAAAAAGATTTTTATACCATAACCGAGATATCGGATAAAGGAATATCTATGCGGTCGGATAATAGTAGACCGTGGACTGCAACGTACGATAGAGTTATTTCGAAATACGAGGATTTTCTGAATGGTAAAAAGCCTTCTAATAAGAACGGGGCAGATCCATACGAAATAGCTATAGCCCAATATTTATTTAGTAATGTGGATACGAATGAAAAAGGAGATTATGAATTAATCCAGTTTCATCCTTCATATACTTATGAAGATTTTGTTAGGGGAATAGAGGCTACTAGTAATGGAGAAAAAATTGAATATAAAACAAGAAATAAGAAGATTGCAAAACTTTCCTTAAAGGCTTCTGAGAACCTAGAAAATAGTCAGAAGAGCGAGGAAGAGCTTAATGAAAAGATTTTACTAGAGGAACGATTTGAGTCATTTATAGAGATGATATATGATAAAATTGATGAAGAAGGGAAATTTCCCTTAACGCCAAGTGTTTCTATTACTGGAGTGGAGGAAGATGCTTTTAGATATAAGGGGGAAAATAGTTGGAATAGCAATGGGAATAAGATGCATTTTAGCGATATAAAAAAAGCATACTTAGATAATAATACTACCAGGCAGGAAATCAAGAAAAATAAAACATTGTCAGGTTTGGCTAATTGGCATGCAAGTTATTACGTCAGAGTTTTAAATGCTTTTCAGCAATTCATCGAAGATGGAGAGGGTGATATAGAAGTAAAGCCTGAAGAGAAAAATGAAAATTTAAAGAAGTATGTTTTAATAATTGATGAAATAAATCGAGCCAATCTTCCAAGTGTATTGGGTGAATTAATCTATGCTCTGGAATATCGTGGTGAAATAGTAAATAGCATGTATGAAGTAAATGGGAAATCTCAGTTGGTAATACCAGAAAATTTATACATCATAGGTACTATGAATACTGCCGATCGGAGTGTAGGGCATATAGATTATGCAATACGAAGACGTTTTTCTTTTGTAGAAATATTGGCTGATTCAACTATTATCCAAAATCAAAATGCTAAGAAGTTATTTGATGAAGTATCCAATCTATTCATAACAGAGAAAGATGGAGAATTAACAAATTCCAGGTACTTAGCTTCGGATTTCAATTACAGAGATATCCAGGTTGGCCATAGTTATTTTCTAGTTGATCCAAGTAAAGCAGAAGGCGAACAATTGGAAGAACTTAGGTTAAAGTTAAATTATGAGATTAAACCAATTCTAAAAGAATATGTGAATGATGGAATTTTATTGAAGGATGCTGAAGCTACCATCGAAAAATTATCAGTATGA